DNA sequence from the Pelecanus crispus isolate bPelCri1 chromosome 4, bPelCri1.pri, whole genome shotgun sequence genome:
GGAAACGCTGAACCTCGGAACGCTTGCAGCACGTGAGCTGACGATGGGACTGGTTTTAGCCCAGGATGACGTAAGGAGAGGGGAtaaggagggaagagggaaagctTATCTTGAGGAAGCTAACAGGTTCTTGCTACAGAAGTACACGTGTGCGGGTTGGGAGCGGATGGGTCAGTGAATCCAACCAGGAACCTCATTTAGCTGCCCTGGGTGACCCTCAGGAGGTGAGTACCTACCTTGGAAAAATTCTAGTTGATGCCTGTGACGTGCAAGTGTATTCTTCCAGCCAGAAACCCGCACCTTCTTGCTGTTTGCCAGAAAGGCCACGGTTTGTGCAGAACTTGCCTTCCCCAGCGTGGCACTTACCCTTCGTAATGAGCCGTAACCTAGCGTTGACAGTCGCAGCTCACGCTGGACATCAAGTCCCACCAACCGGTACAAAAATCGTCACCCGTAGGAACACAAACACGCTGTGCGTGTCAGCTCCTCTGCATTAATTTCGTACCTGCTATCCGCAATGGCTAACAGATGGGTAAAAACCCTCAACCGCCTCATTGCCGTGTTTGGAAACCAAGGCAAGACGTGGTGTTTGGTATCTGCTTGAACGTTTGGTGTTTGGTATCTGCATCTGCGTCCTTAGCTGTCAGTCTGAGACGGCTTTTTCAGGCTGCTGCCCAGGTGCTTTTGCAGAGGCTGCCTTTGAGAAACACAGCCCGTTGCTTTTACGCTTGTATTTTATTAGATCAACcgttttaaaaaaacaaaaatcagaaagccaaccgtatcccGGGCTGCATCCAAAGCGGCGTGGCCggcagcaggtcgagggaggtgattctgcctctgctctgtccccagcacaggaaagacGTGGAGCTGTcggaggaggccacaaaaaatCATCCGAGGGGTGGGACGCTcctcctgtgaggacaggctgggagagttggggttgttcagcctggagaaggctgtggggagaccttcttgtggccttttggtacttaaagggggcctataggaaggatggggacaaactttaGCATGACCTGTTGCGATAGGGCtaggggtaatggttttaagctaaaaGGGGAATTTCAGACCAGAGGCGAGGAATgttgttggtctcttctcccaagtagtgagcgataggatgagaggaaatgggctcgagctgtgccaggggaggtttagattggatattaggaaaaatttcttcacggaaagggtagtcaagcattggaacaggctgcccagagaggtggtggagtccccatccctggaggggttcaaaaaacgggcagatgtggcactttgggacatggtttagtgggcatgggggtgttggggtgatggttggactgatgatcctGGAGATCCTTTcccagccttaatgattcctagtttttactatcattaagaaaataatgcagccaccaagccaggaaacacaaaattgctactctccccttaattggtttagtggtgggcttggcagtgttaggttaatggttggactggatgatcttcaaggtcttttccaacctaaataattcgatgattctatgaatgtttggggtttttttgacgCCGCGGGTGGGGAGGCACTGGCACACCTTGCCCGCAGAAGTGGCGgatgccccacccctggaagcattccaggccaggctggacgaAGGTTTTGAGCAAGTTGAGTTGAAGATATATCCTTGTCGCAGGGGGGGAGAGGTGAAAAGCGGGCGGAGAATTGGGTTTCGTTTTTGGCATGGCTGGGTGCCTCTAacaccccgccgccgccgccagggggcgccccCCGCCCACGGGGGGTCCCGagtgggtgcgggggggggggggggggggggggggggaaggaaggagcagaggagggtTGAATAGCGCCTTTAAATTACTGCTGACACCTCTGTTACAGCTCCCTAAAATCTCAATCAACAAGCCATTAGAACTCACCGGGAGTAAAACTAAATCCTCGTTTAAGTGTATTTATCcgctctcttttctctctttcaaatGCTAAATCCATTTCAGCATATGCCCCTTCTTTCTCTCGCCTTTCTCTAAAGACTGGCAGCCCCTACTACTCTTGTAAATATGAAAGATGCTAATCATATGACATATCACGTCTCAGTCGGAGCCTGGAATAAAGCCTTGAGATTTGGGATCATTGCCTCCAGACAACAGCTTCATCAGCCGgaaagttggttttttttctcctttccttcaaCTCTCAATCCCTTCTTTGTCTGGGGGAAAATGCAGCCAACTCGAGCCACCCCGGCCATATGGTTCACTCTGTGTTTTCTTAGTTGAATCCTGAATTGTTTGTGACTTGcgaagggtttttttttttcttcttcttcttcttcttttcttttttttttggggtgggggggaagcgTGTATAAAGACATAGAAGAGGCTGCCCGTCCCCGGGGCAGCTTTGCAGGGTTACTCCATGTTCTTCACGTGTTCGTTTCACACACTCCTCCTGCAGCCACTTCACCCGCTCCGCCTACGCGCCAAACGCTAAAGCTCCGGCCACGCTTTTTAACAATAACACAACCGAGTCGGCGGCGGGGCAAatcttgttatttttccttgttgGTAGATGGAAACGCCTTCTTAAAAcgcaatttattttatttgtactcGCGGCGCGTGCGAAACTCGGGCTCTAGCCGCTTACTGGCGCGGCCCTTCTAGAAACGCTTTGGCTAAGCGAAGCCCCGCCGTATTTTTGAGTAAGGAAGAGTGGTTTTTAAGACCCGTATACAGCGGGAGCTTGAATGAGTTCGGTGCACCGGAGTTTGGATAGCCCCCCTGTTTGATAGCAGCCTGCCaaaattctctttctctcttcccttacACAAGCCCCCAAAAAAGGCCCTTTCACCAAATCATTAAATTCTACAGAGGTGGTCAAGCTAGTCCTGCTTTTCAGGCGTTCGAGAAAGAAAAGGGTCCTTGAAGTTTAGAAGATGCCCAAGGAAAACTCATTGAATGACATCAAAAGAATGAGTTTCCATAGCTGTTGAAGCACGAGAGCCGTGTAGCCGCACAAAGGCGGGTTGGGGCAGTGGGACTGTCCCACCGCTCTATCCCAGCACAATTGGGTCACTGAAATAGGGAATTAATTACCATTGGAGAGTGGGCAGCCCATTCACCGCTGGCTGAGTTTTATTAAACGCCaatataaataacaaaacaacTCTTGTGGCTGCGCTATTCCTACACGCCAAAGGAAGGATTATGTCGGGGATTAACATCTTAAAGTCTATGAGACTTTCTGACTCAAGGCTCGGAGCTGGTAATCGTATTTGTCTCCTGGTTCAGCGATTAGTGCTCTCCCTCGCGCACCTTCGCCTGGACGGCCAATGTCCCTTTTTGCAGGCACCGGGTTTTTCACACAATCGGCTgttctttttccccacagctatagaaaaagaataagaaaactgAAGCGTGTTCACGCCGTCCTCAAGCTTCTTCTCTTCTTCATGGGAAAGGAAGGCACCGGCGGCCTTTTTTTCACAAGGGAGGGGGGAGACAAACCCTCTTGGGGGGGGGAGGACGGCAAAATcgctctgcagccctgcacctGCCATGCAAATCCAGCGGGAACAATCGGACGAGGGGCTCGTCCGCCCGGCgctgggggggctggccggggaaGGATGCCGGGGCAGCGCTCGGGGGACGACGACGGGGGCCACCCCCTCCTCGCCTTGATCCCAAAATGAACCCCAAACATGTTAGCGTGGTttggggaggcggggggggggggggctggtccccgtccctcccTGCTGCGCTTTTGCGGGAAGGACCCGGCGTGGGGTGGGGACAGACACCCTGCAGACTGACCCCCGGTTTAGGAGCAGAGCCGTCCCACTCgcggggtttgggggtgccgcCCTAGGGCTGGGCGCCCCAGGAtttggggtgcggggggtgcgggcagcCCCGGTCCCCCCCAAACCTTCAGGAGACCCACGGAGGGGTCCGGGGcgagggaggcagagctgggagcgcTCGGGCCATCCCGTCCCCGCAGCTTCGTCCCCCCATTTTCCCCGGGGGGGGCCATTGCACCCCATTTCACCTGGGGCCGGCGAGCCATGCGTGCCGGCTCGCAACTTGTGAGGTCGACGTGTGGCTGGGCCACATCCAGAGGTCTCTCGGCAACACAGACCCTAAACTTTTAGGGCTCTCGGGTCACCTCGGAGTTCAATCTTCTTAGAGCAAACAAAGCCCTCCTGACCGTCTCCCCCTCTCCCGCACACAAGCCCCGCCGTCCTTTATTTCTGGGCTGTGTGATAAGCTTAAATCATTGTGCTCCCCTTTCTTGAGCGGCGCCTACTTTGGGGCTTTTGTTCCCCTAAAAGTGGGATTGAGTCTGGCAAAGGGGCTGAAGTTGAACAGTTTGACCCCCGGGGGACAGTTCAGGCGctgggcagcggcggcagcggtCCCTCGGCCCCGCCGAGCTCGGCCGTCGCCGGCCGCAGACCACACAAGCGCCTCTCGGCTCTCAGCCGTTCGCTGAGATTTTTAGCTCCTCCGTCTATTTGGGGCTTTTCGCACCGGTCGCAATACTCCGTTTCAAAGCGTGAACCCCCCGCGCCGGCGGTTTGTACGTCCTGGCCGTCGTTCCTTCGGGCAGAGCGCGCCCGCTGACCCCGGGGGCACGGCGCCCGGCCTCGCCATTCACCGGGCTTTTTGCACCGGAGGGTGGTCTGGAAGAGACGCTGGGGTGGCAGAGAGGGGAAGGTTTATCCTTTGGATTGACAActtgtagcttttttttaaaaaaaaaaacaaccctcttCTTGAGCTTACGTTCTGTCCCAGAGTTGTATTTGACAGCACCGAGCGAGGACCGCGGTCCGTACGCCGGGACCCGCGCCTTTCCTGACCACCGAAACCCAAATGTCAGGGGCGCGTGGCTTCTCCCTCCCGGGGCTTGCTCTGCCCCTTGCAAAACCGCCCGAAAAcgggaagaaaaaggcaaagccGGCCCGCGTGCCGGCGGACTGGCACCTGGCCTCGGGGAGCAGACGCATCCCCGGGGCACGCCGCTGCCGGGGGAGCCCGGTACCCCTGCTCGCGGCCACAAAAGGCggctccccccaaaaaagtcgTGGATTCATCGCGCGCCCTTAGCAAAGCTCCTCTCCCGCGCAGCGCTCTGTCGCCGGCCCCCTTCTCCTCCGCTTTCCCCCAGGGCTGCAAACCCTGACGACGCGCTCCCAGCGGAACGCCGGTATTTCCCTCGCGCCCTgctttgggctgggatagagccgatttttttcctagcagctGGCGCAGCGCTGCCGTTTGGATTTAGGGTGAGAAAAGCGCTGGCAACACAGGGATGGCGGAGGTGTTGCCGAGCAGCGCCGGCGCTACTCGCGGCCTTGCCAGCTCCCCACGCCCCTGCCAGGGCCACgagcagctggcagggggcacagccagcagagctgccccaAACTGCCCCACGGGACGGTCCACGCCACCGGGCACCCCTCGTCCTGGCCAGGGCATTCGTTACTCGCTTCTTGCAGCTACGAGTCGCCAGCGCCTTCGTTACGAGCAGGAGTAAGACCCCCCTCGTTAAGAGCAGGAGTAAGAACCCTTCGTTATGAGCAGGAGTAAGGCCCCCTTGTTAAGAGCAGGAGTAAGACCCCTTTGTTAAGAGCAGGAGTAAGACCCCCTCATTACGAGCAGGAGTAAGGCCCCTTTGTTAAGAGCAGGAGTAAGACCCCCTCATTACGAGCAGGAGTAAGGCCCCTTTGTTAAGAGCAGGAGTAAGACCCCTTCGTTAAGAGCAGGAGTAAGAACCCTTTGTTACGAGCAGGAGTAAGGCCCCTTCATTACGAGCAGGAGTAAGGCCCCCTTGTTAAGAGCAGAAGTAAGACCCCCTCATTACGAGCAGGAGTAAGACCCCTTCGTTACGAGCAGAAGTAAGACCCCCTCATTACGAGCAAGAGTAAGACCCCTTCGTTACGAGCAGGAGTAAGACCCCCTCGTTACGAGCAGGAGTAAGACCCCTTCGTTACGAGCAGGAGTAGGAACCCTTCGTTAAGAGCAGGAGTAAGACCCCCTCGTTACGAGAAGGAGTAAGACCCCCTCATTAAGAGCAGGAGTAAGACCCCTTTGTTGCGAGCAGGAGTAAGAACCCTTCGTTAGGAGCAGGAGTAAGGACCCTTTGTTAGGAGCAGGAGTAAGACCCCCTCATTACGAGCAGGAGTAAGGACCCTTCGTTAAGAGCAGGAGTAAGGACCCTTCGTTAAGAGCAGGAGTAAGAACCCTTTGTTAGGAGCAGGAGTAAGACCCTCTCATTACGAGCAGGAGTAAGACCCCTTCGTTAGGAGCAGGAGTAAGGACCCTTCGTTACGAGCAGGAGTAAGATCAGCCCCTCCACCTCTGCCCACGCCCGCAGCCGTTCTCCGCCAcgacccccccacccacccccccattcCTGCGGGCGGCCGCGCGCTGCTCAGTCGCCGACACAACTCAAACCGCGATACCCTGACACCCACCCAGAGCCGACCacatccccacccccccccccccccgccccccggggcggtgccgccgccgccgccccatGAATGAGCGAGCGCCTGGGAAGCGAAACCCGCGCGTGGCGCGCGGGGCGCCCTGATTGGCCAGCTGCGCCtcgcgcgggggggggggggggggcgggaggcaCACACGCCACCCCCCtcccgcctttttttttttttttttttttttttttttttcccccccctcctcctccccgcttCCATTCATTAATAAATTAGCGGCACGCTCCAGCCGAGCGCGAGGCGCCAATggcgcggcggcccccgggggcTGCGAGGAAGCCGagagcgcggggggggggggggaggggaggggaggggaggggcggcgggggggcccccGGGGCAGGTTTGATTGTTCCCCGCGGGGTATATAAGGGGTGTTAAGGAGGGTCGTGTGCCAGACACGCAGCCAGCGGGGCCCGGGCAGCTCCGccaccgcccgccgccggccccggggcgcgtgccagccgccccccccccccccctcccccttccccccccctccctcccgtCCCACCTCCCGCCCCCTCTCCGGTGGAACCGGCGAAGCGTTAACCCCCGCGGGATGCTGGGGAAGGCGGAGGGGCTGGCGCCGGCGGGCGAGGAGGAGCTggcgctgctggggctggcttCGCCCGCCCCTTCGCCCTCGCTGCCCTCCAgcgccgaggaggaggaggaggaggaggaggaggaggaggaggaggaagaggagcggcgggggccgcggcgggcggggcgcaggcggggagccccgcggccggcCCGCACGGCGGAGACGGCGCAGCGCATCAAGCGGAGCCGGCGGCTGAAGGCCAACAACCGGGAGCGCAACCGCATGCACAACCTGAACGCGGCGCTGGACGCCCTCCGCGACGTCCTGCCCACCTTCCCGGAGGACGCCAAGCTGACCAAAATCGAGACGCTTCGCTTCGCCCACAATTACATTTGGGCGCTCACCGAGACGCTGAGGCTggccggagcggcggcggcggggggcggcgggggcagcccctcgcccgCTTCCTCCtggagcggcggggccgccaGCCCGGCGCCCTCCGCCTCCCCGTACGCCTGCACTTTATcgcccgccagccccgccggctcCGCCGAGGAGGGCGAGCAGTGGCCGCCGAGATtcgccccgccgctgccgcgcCGCTGCCTCTgaccggggctggggggtggcacccccggggaggaggggggctgcATCCTCGGTACCTGCCCCGCTTCCCAAACCGCGCCGTGCGAACGGCAGCCGCCCAAACCGACCTCGGTTCCCCTCTCCCCGATGTGCACTTTTGTCCGGTTGCCCAAATCtgtcccccccacacccccccccggggcttTTGCgtccccccgcttccccccctGTTGCCATCTGTCCCTTAGGATTTATAGCGGCTagaggttgggggggggggggggggggggggcgcggaggagggttggggttggggtatgagagaaaaaagaattaaaaaaaaaaaaattgttttgttagAGCTCCAGGTTAGAAGTCATTGTATAATTTGTAGGCTTTGTGAGGGCTGAATGCAAGCGTGGAAATTTAGGCTGAACTCTCTATcaaaagaagaagggaaaaaaaaaaaaaaaacccaacaaaaaaaaaaaaaaggttgggggggggaaaggggaaggggaaggtgggggggtgcggggaaATGGGGAGGGAGGACCTCCTCATCCATTATTTATTTCGACCTTTAGGGGACGAGGAACTCCCCCCTTCTTTcaggagattaaaaataaatcaacagaCTGAAAACCTAAACGGACACGGGACATTACAGCGATCAGCCACACACGtgttcacatttatttattataaagaaagatttcatggaaaatatgtatttttgtgtaTAATTTACAGAGTTTATTCTAGTATGTATTTACAGCTGAAGAGCAAAGGGATTGTCCTTgggctaaaatataaataaaaatctctaaTTTTCGTAACTTTGgccttgctgctttttctgctttacgCGCCGTCTCCCGGCAATTtagggggctcggggggggccgGCGCCCAGTCTCGCCTCCGGCAGAGGCACCGGCGCTGGCGCGGCCTCCGGCAGGCCCAGGGGTGCTTTCATCCCGAACGGTTCCTTTTGCTTCTTAAAAGAAACccccttttatttatttttttcctgcagcacaagAACAGGACTAAACTTGTGGGGAGGGCAGCTTCGCCccggggtggggctgggggacgcACGCTTTTTGAGTGAAAAGCTGCTTGGGGAGAAGCAGATCCAAAATATGCATacgcacacaaaaaaaaaaaaaaaaaaaaaaaaaaattgtatttttttttccagccaagtAAAGCCTCAGGCTGGTTCTGGACGGGAGAGGCACCGGCAGAAAGACGCGCACGGCTCGGCCTCCGCCTCCCTCCGTGGCGTTTCGTTTCCGTTCTTGGGTGCCTCATGCGCCTGATACCGTCGCGAAGGGCAAACgcaaattatatataaatatatatattaaaaaaaagtgcgGTGGAAGTTTACTGAGCGTTTGCGTTCTCCTCTCGCCGCAGAAGATGCTGCGCAGCGAACGCCTGATGGCTGGATAAACCCCTTCTCCCGCTTCCTCGGGCCGGTGGCTCCTGGATTTCGCAGGGAAGCCGTCGGAAATAAAGGTTactaagagagaaaaaaaaaacaacctcaaaAAGCGTGGGTTTAAAGATGAAGGATTTCTTGTCTCTCTGAGGGCCGGGGTTTCGGGTCCATGGCTCCGAGCGGCCCTCGGCCGTCCCCGGGAGCGGGTACCGACGGCGCACGGCCGGGGATGTCACCACGCAGCGGGGGGACATTGGAGGCCACCGAGGCCCTTCAGTCATCACTTCTGGGTACAAACACCtggaaatcattaaaaaaaccccagcggAGGTGCCTGAAtgtattaattaaataaaatgcgCGGCGTGTGAATCCCGCCCGGGCGCTCCCCGCATCCTGGGACCGTGAAACTCGGCTCTCGGAGCGATGTCCCCAAaaggggaggcggcggggagagggggaaaaaaagaaaaaaaacccaaaatgtgTGAAAAGAGAATTAGTGAAATTAGGTTAGGCCAATAAAACGTGCGGGGGttcgcccccccggccccgcagcctcGGGCGAGCAGCGCTATCTTGCCTGATCTATTGTTTCCCCCCCTGGCAGGGGGGTTATTGTGTGATAAataattccttaaaaaaaaaaaaaaaaaaaaaaaaaagaaaagtgggcGCATTTGCATAATCACTGCTTTGATGTGGCCAGCGAGATGAAGCTGTGTCCCCCCAAATCTGCCGTGGGCCAGAAGGGACAAAACAAGAGGGAGCTTTTCAATCCGCTGGCAGTGTGTGGGGCGGCCCGTCGGGAgcgggtttggttttttttttttttcactctcacTCTCTTTTAACCACCCCTTTTTTAACGATTAAACTCCAGgaatgccaaaaaaagaaaaaaaaaaaaaacctcggCGAGCGCCTCGCTCACCCTCTCCGTCTTTTCTGGTCGGGTCTTATTGTCCTTCCCGGTTTCTTGCCCGCTTGTAAGAGGCGCTGGAGTAGGTGCCTTCGGCTCTTCCAAAGGCCCGGGGTGGCTGGGATGCGCTTCTGCTCCCTCCGTGGCGAGCCAGGCAGGAGCGGGAGGGATGTCTCGGGTGGCTCAGCACCGGGATGCTCCCTCCGACAGTCCTTGGGGCCGGCCGGCTGCTTCTTGCCAGGTTGGtcatccttggaggtgtttCCTTCATCCTTGGTGGTGTTTCCTTCCTCCTGGAGGTATTTCcttcatccttggaggtgtCGCCTTCATCCTGAAGGTACTTCcttcatccttggaggtgttGCCTTCATCCTGGAGGTATTTCcttcatccttggaggtgtttCCTTCATCCTGAAGGTACTTCcttcatccttggaggtgttGCCTTCATCCTGAAGGTACTTCcttcatccttggaggtgttGCCTTCATCCTGGAGGTATTTCcttcatccttggaggtgtttCCTTCATCCTGAAGGTACTTCcttcatccttggaggtgttGCCTTCATCCTGGAGGTGTTTCCTTCATCCTGGAGGTATTTCcttcatccttggaggtgtttCCTTCATCCTGAAGGTACTTCcttcatccttggaggtgttGCCTTCATCCTGGAGGTGTTTCCTTCATCCTGGAGGTATTTCCTTAATCCTGGAGGTATTTCcttcatccttggaggtgtttCCTTCATCCTGAAGGTACTTCcttcatccttggaggtgttGCCTTCATCCTGGAGGTGTTTCCTTCATCCTGGAGGTATTTCcttcatccttggaggtgtttCCTTCATCCTGAAGGTACTTCcttcatccttggaggtgttGCCTTCATCCTGGAGGTGTTTCcttcatccttggaggtgttGCCTTCATCCTGAAGGTACTTCcttcatccttggaggtgttGCCTTCATCCTGGAGGTGTTTCCTTCATCCTGGAGGTATTTCCTTCATCCTGGAGGTATTGCcttcatccttggaggtgtttCCTTCATCCTGGAGGTATTTccttcatccttggagatgttGCCTTCATCCTTGGACATGTTGCCTTCATCCTGAAATGATTTCCTTCATCCTGGGGGCATTTCCTCCCGTCCCAGGTATAGACCCCGTTAGCAGGAGCATCCCCGTCCTGCCGGGGTTACGGCAATGGGAACCACCATGGGAAAAAGCACACGTAGCGTTGGAGGATGGAGCGGGGTTTGGGAGAGGGGTTTTCTGTGGAATTTGGGCTGGCAGCCGCGCAAGACAAACCTTTCCCAgtccccgggcagggctgccggcTTGGCTGGAGATGCCCTGGAAGGAGACGGGCCCTCAGGACGAGCCGGAGAGGCTGGATTTGTTACCTAAGCCACGTGCCCACATCCcgatttttcttctgaatgcgGCCAAAAGAGtttatttccctctttcttGCCTCTAAACTTGAAAGagtttctttccctctttcctttttttcttttatttccctcttttctctcaGCAGACTGATTTTTGGAGGTGACGGGAGGTCCCGCGGCTCCCCAGAGCAAGGGGAAATCACCCTGCGGCCCCAGAGACGATTCCAgcgaaccaggaaagcacctCTTCGGATGGCGTGGATGGAAAACCTGGGCCCGGTTTCCACAGCAGCACCTTGCCCAAAGAACACGTGTTTATGATCCTTCCCtgtattgtatttaaaataataaaagctgcTCCGCGCCGTCAGAGCTGGAGGGGCAGCTCCGTGCCCCCCGAGGGGGTTTACAGCCCTCCTTGGCATAAGAATAACCATAAGAAGCCAAAGCAGTGCCGGCGTGACGGCAGCCGCACCCCAAGGGCTTGTGCGCGCTTGCTTTCACGTCCGAGAGAAATCTTTCGACGTTATCGCCGTAATTAAAAAGCACGGTCCCGACACAGCCCTCATCTGGGCTGGGGGATTCGATTTTTCTCCTTGGCGAACGCAGAGAGCCGGCCTTTCGGGCTCGGGCACCTCGCTGCTGAGCCCTTGGATGCTCACCGAGATGCAAAATGAAGGTAGAAGACGCGGGAGGACCATAAATTCAACTTCAGTAGCTTCCTAGGTGAATGGGAAGACATTTAGGCTAAGACGAAGGTCGAGCTAAAAAGCCAGATTTCCGAAAGTCTTATTCAGGTGCCTCAGGTTCAGGGTCCCCCCACTCCCCAGGTTTTATGgattaaattgattttattgTCCCAACAAAGTCATGCCGTTACGCTGGGAAGCGGCTAGGTGAGGGTTCGCCTGCTACGGGGCACCCTACGGTGCACTCTCGTGGCTTTGCTACCGAAATGTTCGTGACCTTAAGTGACTAAGCACATGCTGGCTGGTTTTTTTGAACAGCGGATCCATTAGTTATCGCctaatgttgttttaaatgaaaggatTTGATCGTCTGGGATGTTAAACAGTCGcatcttttcttatttctgtaagaaaatagGTATGCGACTTCAATGTAACAAGAGCTCACCCCGAAATATCTGTAGAACGTATTTTTGTGTATGAAAGGGCGTACGTTCCCCAGCAGATGAAGAGCAAGATCCCGTGCAACCTTCGTGTTGCTTCCTCCTGCCTCGGGACAGGCGTTTCGCTGGCGGGCTCCAGCCTGGCAGTGCTCTGGCTTTCTCCACGGAAATTCTGCATTTCGCTACTTTCTCCTCGGGGACTCAGCCTTTCACCGGGGTCATTCGCTTGCTCGTTAGGCGGCGGGGCTAGTCCTCAAATTTCGAGTTGATACTCTTCAGATGGGAATTTCATAGCCTCTTCTCCCCGAGTTGATTTAATGCCGTTAAATACACCGAGGGCTTTTAAGctccgaaaaaaaaaaaaacccaccttttcACTTTTCTGATGTTTAAGAAGGCTTTGAGAGCGGCTGCTGGCGGAAAGTCCATCGCCCACCGGCTCCGTTCCCATCGCCGCCGAGCTCCTCCAGCCTCCGAGGGTCCTTGCTGCCCACGCTTGCCCCCCCCGAATCGTCGTGATCATCCGTGGGTCCCACCTCCGCAGCCGCCTCGCAGAGCCCCGACGGATGCGGGGGGGAGCAcgaagaaggggagggggctTTTCCGCACCCGCGGGAGCGGGTTTTGGTAGCCGGGGGCTTGGGGAGCTGCCAGCGGGGCTACGCATTGGGGAGGGGGACCGGCACCCCAGGGGCACGAGCCCTGAGCAGCGGCTGCTCCGGCCATGGGGCGAGGGGAGGTCCTGGGGGGCCAGGAGCCCCCCCAGGGAGG
Encoded proteins:
- the NEUROG2 gene encoding neurogenin-2 — protein: MLGKAEGLAPAGEEELALLGLASPAPSPSLPSSAEEEEEEEEEEEEEEEERRGPRRAGRRRGAPRPARTAETAQRIKRSRRLKANNRERNRMHNLNAALDALRDVLPTFPEDAKLTKIETLRFAHNYIWALTETLRLAGAAAAGGGGGSPSPASSWSGGAASPAPSASPYACTLSPASPAGSAEEGEQWPPRFAPPLPRRCL